In one Populus nigra chromosome 12, ddPopNigr1.1, whole genome shotgun sequence genomic region, the following are encoded:
- the LOC133669701 gene encoding uncharacterized protein LOC133669701 yields MAGNREVGFPKTTASSLREQLARTTLSRVRARGHPYLELREDGKRFIFFCTLCLSPCYSDTILLDHLRGNLHTERLSAAKATLLKPNPWPFSDGIHFFDASSGNEEQLAIKDGKESSRFLKFEENSDNLAIVKYVENLKPGCDTVVDENLSGSDEGSDLVIPSVRLKEEVSDLKARLVGSGQIAARMYEKKDGSNEISRIWCEWLGKKSSNDEDKVKVLDHDFGVVTFAYDYELGKSGLFDDVKLLLSSSAPALTENDERGNWKRKRSVSEPEDVSRSLTNQYGLCEEESSKTTCASSNLALDRYDDQLMHTRFISSKTVRREVRKQQRIAAEKMCDICQQKMLPEKDVATLWNRKTGKLACSSRNVYGAFHVFHTSCLIHWILYCEFEIVRNQTVSTKGGRRSRKKNGTKSNTTGKDGTVNVLPNPIVSVFCPDCQGTGVNIEGDEFEKPLTPLSEMFKYKIKVSEGHRGWMKNPEILENCSTGFHFPSQSGEPVQEKVLPLKLLHFYRPEE; encoded by the exons ATGGCTGGAAATCGTGAAGTTGGGTTCCCGAAGACAACTGCAAGTAGTTTAAGGGAACAGTTAGCAAGAACTACGCTTAGTAGAGTGAGGGCACGAGGACACCCTTATTTGGAGCTTCGCGAGGATGGCAAGCGGTTCATATTCTTTTGTACTTTGTGTCTTTCCCCGTGCTATAGTGATACCATTTTGCTTGATCACTTGAGGGGTAATCTTCATACCGAGAGGTTATCTGCTGCGAAAGCTACTCTTTTGAAACCGAACCCGTGGCCCTTTAGTGATGGGATTCATTTCTTTGATGCTTCGAGTGGGAATGAGGAACAGTTGGCAATCAAGGATGGTAAAGAGAGTAGTAGGTTCTTGAAGTTCGAAGAGAACAGTGATAATCTTGCAATTGTTAAATATGTTGAAAATCTTAAACCTGGTTGTGATACGGTTGTTGATGAGAATTTAAGTGGTAGTGATGAGGGTTCTGATCTGGTGATTCCGAGTGTGCGCCTTAAAGAAGAAGTTTCTGATTTGAAAGCAAGGCTTGTGGGTTCTGGACAGATTGCTGCCAGGATGTATGAGAAGAAGGATGGTTCAAATGAGATTAGTAGAATATGGTGTGAATGGCTGGGGAAAAAGAGTTCTAATGATGAGGATAAGGTCAAGGTTTTGGATCATGACTTTGGTGTTGTAACTTTTGCTTATGATTACGAATTGGGAAAGAGTGGATTGTTTGATGATGTGAAGCTATTGCTCTCTTCTAGTGCTCCAGCACTGACAGAAAATGATGAGAGGGGTAATTGGAAAAGGAAGAGATCTGTTTCTGAGCCAGAGGATGTTAGTAGATCTTTGACTAATCAGTATGGTTTATGCGAGGAAGAATCTTCAAAGACAACTTGTGCCTCTTCTAATCTGGCGCTGGATCGATATGATGATCAGCTTATGCACACCAGATTTATATCAAGCAAGACAGTAAGGCGAGAGGTAAGAAAGCAACAGCGCATAGCAGCAGAAAAAATGTGTGATATCTGTCAGCAAAAGATGCTTCCTGAGAAAGATGTAGCAACGCTTTGGAACAGGAAGACTGGAAAACTTGCTTGCAGTAGCAGAAATGTGTATGGG gCATTTCATGTGTTTCACACTTCCTGCCTTATACACTGGATACTCTACTGTGAGTTTGAAATTGTTCGAAATCAGACAGTCAGTACCAAAGGGGGGCGAAGATCTAGGAAAAAGAATGGAACCAAATCAAATACAACAGGAAAGGATGGAACAGTGAATGTTTTGCCAAACCCAATTGTTTCCGTGTTCTGTCCAGACTGCCAAGGCACCGGTGTGAACATTGAGGGAGATGAGTTTGAGAAGCCACTTACCCCTCTTTCAGAA ATGTTCAAGTACAAGATCAAAGTGAGTGAGGGACATAGAGGATGGATGAAAAATCCAGAGATCTTGGAGAATTGCTCAACAGGTTTTCATTTCCCTTCACAATCTGGAGAACCAGTTCAG gaaaaggTGTTGCCGCTGAAGTTGCTGCATTTCTATAGACCTGAAGAGTAG
- the LOC133669652 gene encoding protein ACCELERATED CELL DEATH 6-like isoform X1: MSRVLDDGVAIKIEENSNPRDDMENTKIDSKLYEYVKQDNIEEFKSRVQQRLAEKLVTPCGNTLLHVAVSYGSDNITSYLAGTFPSLITIQNSQKDTILHLAAREGKASHTIKSLVESNPSLMRKTNTKGNTPLHDAVITENKEVAKLLVSRDPEVAYYNNNNGKSPLYLAVENGNKNGILDDLLNLGASFPIKSEDGNALPEGKSPVHVAIKQRNRDILEKIQKEQPELLRLTEEELGNSLHYASSIGFLEGVQFLLKMFDDGAYETNLEGNYPIHVACKSHSVDVVKEFLDKFPYPKEFLNKKGQNILHVAAKYGNGSVVSYILKQDQKLVAPLLNAIDDRGNTPLHLAARYGRRMATFLLVRDNRVEHFIVNNRNWTPYELAEDFSKRFEEKYMKTDEMRAKERKQFDSKNSTPAHEIKGKEVDSNKMDTKEASSKDGIVVWYFDLVMTLSILFVNARPKKSLKELFPVTGLPVSLAKEETKSMIGNLLVVAVLVAGVTFAGVIQLPQLRDNNNSSDRRHEFNSTYTASHYSTYENLLYGYLFLDVGALSSSLLAALLLLLASFSIPKFQIPATAFSSIMVCLAIYMMFGAILFSLRIALIGSHRWLLTIIITGVAFVFPSIIPLFGDAVLLPVLMHYIYYYLFLLLIYRSWWQTNKLSDLKRKLSDLKRKLSDLKKKHNL; the protein is encoded by the exons atGTCTCGCGTACTAGACGACGGCGTAGCAATAAAAATTGAGGAAAACTCGAACCCGAGAGATGACATGGAAAATACAAAGATAGATAGTAAGTTATATGAGTATGTGAAGCAGGACAATATTGAGGAATTTAAAAGCCGCGTCCAGCAACGTTTAGCGGAGAAGCTAGTGACTCCCTGTGGGAATACACTACTTCACGTAGCTGTAAGCTATGGAAGTGACAATATTACATCTTATCTAGCTGGAACGTTTCCTTCTCTAATCACCATCCAAAACAGCCAGAAGGACACAATCCTTCATCTTGCAGCCAGAGAAGGAAAGGCCAGTCATACAATTAAATCTCTTGTGGAATCGAATCCGAGCTTGATGAGGAAGACAAATACAAAGGGAAACACTCCTTTGCATGATGCAGTGATCACCGAAAACAAAGAAGTTGCCAAACTCCTAGTTTCCAGAGATCCAGAAGTGGCCTattacaacaacaataatggcAAGTCTCCTTTATATCTGGCTGTTGAGAATGGCAATAAGAACGGGATACTTGATGATCTCTTGAATTTGGGAGCTTCGTTCCCTATAAAAAGTGAAGATGGTAATGCCCTACCAGAAGGAAAGTCCCCTGTTCATGTTGCCATCAAGCAACGTAACAGAG atattttggagaaaattcAAAAGGAACAGCCAGAGCTATTACGTCTCACCGAGGAAGAGTTGGGTAATTCACTGCATTATGCATCATCCATAGGTTTTCTCGAAGGAGTTCAATTCCTATTAAAGATGTTTGACGATGGTGCTTATGAAACAAACCTTGAAGGCAACTATCCTATCCATGTAGCATGCAAAAGTCACTCTGTTGATGTAGTGAAGGAATTTCTTGATAAATTCCCATATCCAAAAGAATTCCTCAATAAGAAAGGGCAGAACATTCTTCATGTAGCGGCCAAATATGGAAATGGCAGTGTGGTTAGTTACATACTCAAACAGGACCAGAAGCTCGTCGCACCGCTGCTAAATGCGATAGATGACCGTGGAAATACACCTTTGCATTTGGCAGCACGTTATGGCCGTCGCATGGCTACATTTCTTCTTGTGCGTGACAATCGCGTTGAACATTTCATTGTGAACAATAGAAATTGGACACCATATGAGTTGGCTGAAGATTTTTCCAAAAGATTTGAAGAGAAATACATGAAAACAGATGAAATG CGTGCCAAGGAACGAAAGCAGTTTGATTCAAAGAACAGTACCCCTGCGCACGAGATCAAG GGCAAAGAAGTTGATTCAAATAAGATGGATACAAAAGAGGCATCATCAAAGGACGGAATAGTGGTTTGGTATTTTGACTTG GTGATGACATTATCGATCTTATTCGTCAATGCCCGCCCTAAGAAATCCCTCAAGGAGCTTTTCCCTGTTACTGGACTACCCGTGTCACTAGCAAAAGAGGAAACAAAGAGCATGATAGGGAATCTTCTAGTGGTAGCAGTGCTTGTTGCTGGTGTAACCTTTGCGGGTGTAATACAATTGCCACAATTAAGGGATAACAATAACTCAAGTGATCGTCGTCATGAATTTAACAGCACTTATACTGCCTCCCATTACAGCACTTATGAGAATCTTCTGTATGGTTATTTGTTTCTCGATGTGGGGGCTTTATCTTCCTCTCTGCTGGCAGCTCTACTCCTTCTTTTGGCAAGCTTTAGTATTCCCAAATTCCAAATCCCTGCAACTGCGTTTTCAAGTATCATGGTTTGTTTGGCTATTTACATGATGTTCGGGGCAATCCTTTTTTCTCTGAGAATAGCATTAATAGGATCCCATCGTTGGTTGTTAACAATCATCATTACAGGGGTGGCCTTTGTTTTTCCTTCGATTATCCCGCTATTTGGCGACGCGGTTCTTCTACCAGTGCTCATGCATTATATCTACTACtacttatttttattgcttatcTACAGAAGCTGGTGGCAGACTAATAAACTCTCTGATCTCAAGAGAAAGCTCTCTGATCTCAAGAGAAAGCTCTCTGATCTCAAGAAAAAGCACAATCTTTAG
- the LOC133669652 gene encoding protein ACCELERATED CELL DEATH 6-like isoform X2: protein MSRVLDDGVAIKIEENSNPRDDMENTKIDSKLYEYVKQDNIEEFKSRVQQRLAEKLVTPCGNTLLHVAVSYGSDNITSYLAGTFPSLITIQNSQKDTILHLAAREGKASHTIKSLVESNPSLMRKTNTKGNTPLHDAVITENKEVAKLLVSRDPEVAYYNNNNGKSPLYLAVENGNKNGILDDLLNLGASFPIKSEDDILEKIQKEQPELLRLTEEELGNSLHYASSIGFLEGVQFLLKMFDDGAYETNLEGNYPIHVACKSHSVDVVKEFLDKFPYPKEFLNKKGQNILHVAAKYGNGSVVSYILKQDQKLVAPLLNAIDDRGNTPLHLAARYGRRMATFLLVRDNRVEHFIVNNRNWTPYELAEDFSKRFEEKYMKTDEMRAKERKQFDSKNSTPAHEIKGKEVDSNKMDTKEASSKDGIVVWYFDLVMTLSILFVNARPKKSLKELFPVTGLPVSLAKEETKSMIGNLLVVAVLVAGVTFAGVIQLPQLRDNNNSSDRRHEFNSTYTASHYSTYENLLYGYLFLDVGALSSSLLAALLLLLASFSIPKFQIPATAFSSIMVCLAIYMMFGAILFSLRIALIGSHRWLLTIIITGVAFVFPSIIPLFGDAVLLPVLMHYIYYYLFLLLIYRSWWQTNKLSDLKRKLSDLKRKLSDLKKKHNL, encoded by the exons atGTCTCGCGTACTAGACGACGGCGTAGCAATAAAAATTGAGGAAAACTCGAACCCGAGAGATGACATGGAAAATACAAAGATAGATAGTAAGTTATATGAGTATGTGAAGCAGGACAATATTGAGGAATTTAAAAGCCGCGTCCAGCAACGTTTAGCGGAGAAGCTAGTGACTCCCTGTGGGAATACACTACTTCACGTAGCTGTAAGCTATGGAAGTGACAATATTACATCTTATCTAGCTGGAACGTTTCCTTCTCTAATCACCATCCAAAACAGCCAGAAGGACACAATCCTTCATCTTGCAGCCAGAGAAGGAAAGGCCAGTCATACAATTAAATCTCTTGTGGAATCGAATCCGAGCTTGATGAGGAAGACAAATACAAAGGGAAACACTCCTTTGCATGATGCAGTGATCACCGAAAACAAAGAAGTTGCCAAACTCCTAGTTTCCAGAGATCCAGAAGTGGCCTattacaacaacaataatggcAAGTCTCCTTTATATCTGGCTGTTGAGAATGGCAATAAGAACGGGATACTTGATGATCTCTTGAATTTGGGAGCTTCGTTCCCTATAAAAAGTGAAGATG atattttggagaaaattcAAAAGGAACAGCCAGAGCTATTACGTCTCACCGAGGAAGAGTTGGGTAATTCACTGCATTATGCATCATCCATAGGTTTTCTCGAAGGAGTTCAATTCCTATTAAAGATGTTTGACGATGGTGCTTATGAAACAAACCTTGAAGGCAACTATCCTATCCATGTAGCATGCAAAAGTCACTCTGTTGATGTAGTGAAGGAATTTCTTGATAAATTCCCATATCCAAAAGAATTCCTCAATAAGAAAGGGCAGAACATTCTTCATGTAGCGGCCAAATATGGAAATGGCAGTGTGGTTAGTTACATACTCAAACAGGACCAGAAGCTCGTCGCACCGCTGCTAAATGCGATAGATGACCGTGGAAATACACCTTTGCATTTGGCAGCACGTTATGGCCGTCGCATGGCTACATTTCTTCTTGTGCGTGACAATCGCGTTGAACATTTCATTGTGAACAATAGAAATTGGACACCATATGAGTTGGCTGAAGATTTTTCCAAAAGATTTGAAGAGAAATACATGAAAACAGATGAAATG CGTGCCAAGGAACGAAAGCAGTTTGATTCAAAGAACAGTACCCCTGCGCACGAGATCAAG GGCAAAGAAGTTGATTCAAATAAGATGGATACAAAAGAGGCATCATCAAAGGACGGAATAGTGGTTTGGTATTTTGACTTG GTGATGACATTATCGATCTTATTCGTCAATGCCCGCCCTAAGAAATCCCTCAAGGAGCTTTTCCCTGTTACTGGACTACCCGTGTCACTAGCAAAAGAGGAAACAAAGAGCATGATAGGGAATCTTCTAGTGGTAGCAGTGCTTGTTGCTGGTGTAACCTTTGCGGGTGTAATACAATTGCCACAATTAAGGGATAACAATAACTCAAGTGATCGTCGTCATGAATTTAACAGCACTTATACTGCCTCCCATTACAGCACTTATGAGAATCTTCTGTATGGTTATTTGTTTCTCGATGTGGGGGCTTTATCTTCCTCTCTGCTGGCAGCTCTACTCCTTCTTTTGGCAAGCTTTAGTATTCCCAAATTCCAAATCCCTGCAACTGCGTTTTCAAGTATCATGGTTTGTTTGGCTATTTACATGATGTTCGGGGCAATCCTTTTTTCTCTGAGAATAGCATTAATAGGATCCCATCGTTGGTTGTTAACAATCATCATTACAGGGGTGGCCTTTGTTTTTCCTTCGATTATCCCGCTATTTGGCGACGCGGTTCTTCTACCAGTGCTCATGCATTATATCTACTACtacttatttttattgcttatcTACAGAAGCTGGTGGCAGACTAATAAACTCTCTGATCTCAAGAGAAAGCTCTCTGATCTCAAGAGAAAGCTCTCTGATCTCAAGAAAAAGCACAATCTTTAG